From Oryzias melastigma strain HK-1 linkage group LG15, ASM292280v2, whole genome shotgun sequence, one genomic window encodes:
- the golga7bb gene encoding golgin subfamily A member 7B, protein MCAHSLSPRRALPCSLWSSTTRAIGCRFQHGADPAAARCSMATEFHNLQEMQHCASLVTKVFIQRDYSEGTVCRFQTKFPSELNNRIERALLEETVKTLNSYYMEAEKIGGQSYMEGCLACATAYIVFLCMETRYEKVLKKISGYIQEQNEKIYAPRGLLLTDPVERGMRVLEVSVFEDQGSAGSSPSSTLSSDSSAR, encoded by the exons ATGTGCGCTCATTCCCTCTCCCCGCGCCGAGCTCTGCCGTGCAGTCTATGGTCCAGCACAACACGAGCGATCGGTTGTCGGTTTCAGCACGGGGCAGATCCTGCAGCCGCTCGGTGCAGCATGGCGACAGAG TTTCATAACCTCCAAGAGATGCAGCACTGTGCATCGCTGGTTACAAAGGTCTTCATACAGAGAGATTACAGTGAAGGGACTGTGTGTCGATTCCAAACCAAGTTCCCATCAGAGCTCAACAACAGA ATTGAGAGAGCTTTGCTGGAGGAAACGGTGAAGACGCTAAACTCCTACTACATGGAAGCTGAGAAGATCGGAGGCCAGTCGTACATGGAGGGATGCCTGGCTTGTGCAACCGCGTACATCGTCTTCCTCTGCATGGAGACACGCTACGAGAAG GTTCTAAAGAAGATATCTGGCTACATTCAAGAGCAGAATGAGAAGATCTACGCTCCTCGAGGTCTGCTGCTCACAGACCCCGTAGAGAGAGGGATGAGGGTT CTGGAGGTCAGCGTTTTCGAGGACCAGGGCTCGGCGGGCTCCAGTCCCAGCAGCACCCTGTCATCGGACAGCAGCGCTCGATGA